A single genomic interval of Xyrauchen texanus isolate HMW12.3.18 chromosome 8, RBS_HiC_50CHRs, whole genome shotgun sequence harbors:
- the LOC127647274 gene encoding uncharacterized protein LOC127647274, producing MFGVTSSVVPPPSSCANSPEKQEEHLKDAYRQQIVYGTVGVFAADILKQEFEKRTTRDTRQFELVIVDEVDYMTLDNGVQVTFLSHESSGFRHVEQVLSNIWAMISTCQPIEMLETGEIKWATRIQYFHKAVTAVMGLETSDSFSANEILLPGVTLGFYTQEDIEMIHQAESKKEKENEEDENQDRMSIALSEVMKKLGVSQQYDLLSIFQEVLENSTVFNCYSLENKKAKCFEAREKQGDLNVEMLLLEGGLACEIMSEESLIDATVSTIKSCIKYTGNLQTAEESNNFIVVPVFLKSYIENQLPGFVQNALRAIEMSQGREYMIGTSPAAGREVADSPDRHQYNAIIPVDFKASGVLEKNKKWGNGLQQFLEFKHQLAISPISNVTNYMSNFHYFKRYLKGSGIFGVSGTLGGNADQDFLAKHYKAKSYTVPAHRHKRVVELPVIQVKGGNHQWIQTICETSWKVAERGQVILVICEDVKTADELHEKIQDGGRIKAEQITLYTISEKHNIERENFCAGRIIIATNLGGRGTDIKVDESVNKCGGLFVLLTYFPHNRRVEKQIFGRTSRKGNPGMVQMVVNCDHLAPAYKGQSVEIMRQLREDYEIKRIHDMESDELAKIKLKENLFSTFCELLKGFDEHYTQEEKLDPMLLQLSNIPKTFTHHQSKFDYQPAINALKESWALWLTLHEEHIDRHDDLSQLQTDLTRTMNETSGKLLQGECNNFYDHVRQAIVRTDLHCRNKSSNDFGANSYWQKVVNADPHYKAVALYNQAYITINLGKGNYKADAMNLLEDARKSIDVYVSEVSNTMISCNLSVTGNKDQSSDNNNFQSQMEARMNIFKSWMTYIDKSLSKLQELEKNNSDAITEDCSVYTLSEEKNFIVTNELRSLYDYGLGVVFEVKKKPKFCLDALICFILGVVQVLAGILICALTFGTASQFGMGLISEGVSDMINGIEGMIKGTFDWVSWAISKSISIGLALLTAGFSVIKKAVTSVFKVTKSLLNGTKSFSSVASEFIKSGKAMFTSVKGSIKSGLSSVSKETFKSTMKNMTSSTALRQNFKYATKYAVKEIGKKSVLSAMNYAIDAALQEVFKKILQSSFENVVTSSVKHSRELDQIIVEFISSGVPKAALKKENFKIDQNYEKQINKSVGVLCKEIIPHLILDCTTARDVISKLSEVCKAATELMNKAKLSGVLETAKLILKVAEYSTNLVQILGTVPTKEIIDKKFVPELQESISELQKDMIKYDQDGRHNLHDVQRLKGELLQIIAQEVSKQFISSCSEHITSLMTSTFKSQLSSAAGQAVDRIMDRHKTQHFFDDQRKKHNKKSASHKEVEQLSDEDKTKLIQYTEDMSKADQPTTALDMYVLTKSNLLNGKGIQLAVVDENGKQLTEECYPGTNKTAGDIKLKLTKSPKDLHPSQAGAQLNSGHFYVVQDDGRIISINSDHQNALYHAVAQATGSKTEDLNKEALMLRQKVKNEIQTNLELYAPMLNLQRGYDLSQKNPRKYGVTDGSTNESDTALQEYLQSVKFIRGDECILIKMYHLGFVGENKSVLSARKSSKNTTGTLISSHIPSKDSIRQAQMFMENSNSVNEFKNKNPELNKLINSIKTDNTGQHLIAMEVLGQDHRQALTTGPSNRSQMARKLLADTMISGDIELLMKCCMILHHPLTSQKLRDALGESIQTPSHIFSDDGVRGYYKAGYRNLVSEYSHMGILDQNQRERLDEWVTQDQHEDTNTAEYRKVLQGLGEKADGEHV from the exons atgtttgGTGTCACCTCATCTGTAGTACCTCCACCTTCGTCATGTGCCAATTCACCAGAGAAACAAGAGGAACATCTTAAAGATGCTTACAGACAACAAATAGTATATGGAACAGTGGGAGTCTTTGCAGCAGACATACTTAAACAGGAATTTGAGAAGAGGACTACCCGAGATACAAGGCAATTTGAGCTTGTAATAGTGGATGAAGTGGACTATATGACCTTGGACAATGGAGTTCAAGTGACGTTCttgtcccatgaatctagtggaTTTAGGCATGTGGAGCAAGTACTTTCCAACATATGGGCCATGATATCTACTTGTCAACCAATTGAAATGCTTGAAACAGGTGAGATAAAATGGGCAACAAGGATACAGTACTTTCATAAAGCTGTAACAGCCGTTATGGGACTGGAAACATCAGACAGCTTTTCAGCAAATGAGATCTTGTTGCCTGGAGTGACTTTAGGGTTCTACACCCAAGAGGATATTGAAATGATACATCAAGCTGAGagcaagaaagagaaagaaaatgaagAAGATGAGAACCAGGACAGAATGTCCATAGCATTATCTGAAGTCATGAAGAAACTTGGAGTTTCACAACAGTACGATCTTCTGAGTATATTTCAGGAAGTCTTGGAGAACAGTACAGTGTTTAATTGCTACTCTTTAGAGAACAAGAAAGCCAAATGTTTTGAAGCTCGGGAAAAACAAGGTGACCTTAATGTTGAAATGCTACTGCTGGAAGGAGGACTGGCATGCGAAATCATGTCTGAGGAATCACTTATTGATGCAACTGTAAGCACAATAAAGTCATGTATCAAGTACACAGGTAACCTCCAAACGGCTGAAGAATCCAACAACTTCATTGTCGTCCCTGTTTTCTTGAAAAGCTACATTGAGAATCAGTTACCAGGTTTTGTCCAGAATGCACTAAGGGCTATTGAGATGTCACAGGGCCGAGAATACATGATTGGCACCTCACCAGCTGCTGGAAGGGAAGTTGCTGACAGTCCTGACAGACACCAGTATAATGCGATAATACCAGTGGACTTCAAAGCGAGCGGTGTGCTGGAGAAAAACAAGAAGTGGGGTAATGGTCTACAACAATTTTTGGAGTTCAAGCACCAACTTGCGATTTCACCGATATCCAACGTGACAAACTACATGTCAAATTTCCATTACTTTAAAAGGTACCTCAAAGGGAGTGGTATATTTGGTGTTTCTGGTACATTAGGAGGTAATGCAGATCAGGACTTTCTGGCAAAACATTATAAAGCAAAGAGTTACACTGTACCTGCACATCGCCATAAAAGGGTGGTCGAGCTTCCAGTCATCCAGGTGAAAGGTGGGAATCATCAATGGATTCAGACGATTTGTGAAACTTCATGGAAAGTAGCAGAGAGAGGACAAGTCATCTTGGTAATTTGTGAAGATGTTAAAACGGCAGATGAACTACATGAGAAAATACAAGATGGAGGAAGAATTAAGGCAGAACAGATTACTCTGTACACAATCAGCGAGAAGCACAACATTGAAAGAGAGAATTTCTGTGCAGGCAGAATCATCATTGCTACAAATCTCGGAGGACGGGGCACAGACATAAAGGTTGATGAAAGTGTGAATAAGTGTGGTGGTCTTTTCGTTCTTCTTACTTACTTTCCACACAACCGAAGAGTGGAGAAACAAATATTTGGTCGTACGTCTCGAAAAGGCAATCCCGGGATGGTCCAGATGGTTGTGAACTGTGATCATCTCGCACCCGCTTACAAAGGTCAGTCTGTGGAAATAATGCGACAGCTAAGAGAGGATTATGAAATTAAACGAATCCACGACATGGAAAGTGATGAGCTggctaaaataaaactaaaggaAAACCTGTTCTCCACATTTTGTGAGTTGCTGAAAGGCTTTGATGAGCATTACACACAGGAAGAAAAACTGGATCCCATGCTATTGCAGCTCAGTAATATTCCTAAAACCTTTACACATCATCAGTCTAAGTTTGATTATCAGCCTGCCATCAATGCTTTGAAAGAATCTTGGGCCTTGTGGTTGACCCTTCATGAGGAGCACATCGACAGGCATGATGACCTCAGTCAACTTCAAACAGACCTTACCAGGACGATGAATGAAACAAGTGGAAAGCTGCTGCAAGGAGAATGCAATAATTTCTATGATCACGTCAGACAGGCAATTGTAAGAACTGATCTACACTGCCGAAACAAATCCAGCAATGATTTTGGGGCTAACTCCTACTGGCAAAAAGTTGTAAACGCTGACCCACACTACAAGGCTGTGGCACTCTATAACCAGGCGTACATCACCATCAACCTTGGGAAGGGTAACTATAAAGCAGATGCAATGAACCTGCTGGAAGACGCAAGGAAATCCATTGACGTCTATGTCTCAGAAGTCTCAAACACAATGATCTCATGTAACTTATCAGTCACTGGTAACAAAGACCAGAGCTCAGACAACAACAACTTTCAGAGTCAAATGGAGGCCAGAATGAACATCTTTAAGTCTTGGATGACGTACATTGATAAATCATTGAGTAAACTTCAAGAGCTGGAGAAAAACAACAGCGACGCCATTACAGAGGACTGTTCAGTCTACACTCTGTCTGAAGAAAAGAACTTCATCGTCACAAATGAGCTGAGATCGTTATATGACTATGGCCTCGGTGTTGTTTTTGAGGTGAAAAAGAAGCCTAAGTTTTGTTTGGATGCTTTGATATGTTTCATACTCGGGGTGGTACAGGTGCTCGCTGGAATTCTTATTTGTGCGCTGACATTTGGAACAGCCAGCCAGTTTGGAATGGGCTTGATTTCAGAAGGAGTGTCTGACATGATCAATGGAATAGAGGGGATGATAAAGGGCACATTTGATTGGGTGTCATGGGCAATATCTAAGAGTATCAGCATCGGGCTTGCTTTGCTAACAGCTGGGTTTAGCGTTATCAAGAAAGCGGTTACCTCAGTGTTTAAAGTGACAAAAAGTCTCCTCAATGGTACAAAGTCTTTCTCTTCTGTTGCATCTGAATTCATCAAATCAGGAAAGGCAATGTTTACTTCAGTCAAAGGAAGCATTAAGTCTGGTTTATCATCCGTCAGTAAGGAAACTTTTAAGTCTACAATGAAAAACATGACATCTTCTACAGCGCTCAGACAGAACTTCAAATATGCAACTAAATATGCAGTTAAGGAAATCGGGAAAAAGTCTGTGCTCAGTGCCATGAACTACGCAATCGATGCAGCACTTCAGGAAGTCTTTAAGAAGATTTTACAAAGCAGTTTTGAGAATGTCGTTACATCATCAGTGAAGCATAGCAGAGAACTGGATCAGATTATTGTTGAGTTCATCAGCTCAGGTGTTCCTAAAGCTGCCTTGAAAAAAGAGAATTTCAAGATTGACCAGAATTATGAgaagcaaataaacaaatcagtTGGTGTGCTCTGCAAAGAAATAATTCCTCACCTCATACTGGACTGTACCACAGCACGGGACGTTATCAGCAAACTCTCTGAGGTGTGTAAAGCAGCAACAGAGCTTATGAATAAAGCAAAACTTTCAGGTGTGCTTGAAACAGCAAAGCTCATTCTGAAAGTAGCGGAGTACTCAACAAATCTCGTTCAAATATTGGGTACCGTACCAACAAAGGAGATAATAGACAAGAAATTTGTTCCTGAATTACAGGAGAGCATCAGTGAGCTTCAGAAAGACATGATAAAGTATGACCAAGATGGACGACATAATTTACACGATGTACAACGCCTTAAAGGAGAACTTCTACAGATTATCGCTCAAGAGGTTTCTAAGCAATTCATCAGTTCCTGTTCTGAACATATAACTTCTTTAATGACCAGCACATTTAAGAGTCAGTTGTCCAGTGCAGCTGGACAGGCGGTAGACCGCATTATGGACAGACATAAAACTCAGCATTTCTTTGATGACCAGAGGAAAAAGCACAACAAGAAATCTGCGAGCCACAAGGAAGTGGAACAGCTGTCAGATGAAGACAAAACAAAGCTAATCCAGTATACAGAAGATATGAGCAAAGCCGATCAGCCCACTACAGCCCTCGATATGTACGTGCTCACAAAAAGTAACCTGCTCAATGGAAAAGGAATTCAACTCGCTGTCGTTGATGAAAATGGAAAACAGCTCACTGAGGAATGTTACCCAGGAACCAACAAAACAGCAGGCGATATAAAACTGAAATTAACCAAATCCCCAAAAGACCTGCATCCATCACA aGCTGGTGCACAGCTGAACAGCGGCCATTTTTACGTTGTACAAGATGATGGCAGGATAATCAGCATCAACTCTGACCATCAGAATGCTCTTTATCATGCAGTAGCACAAGCAACTGGCAGCAAGACAGAAGACCTGAATAAAGAAGCTTTGATGCTACGTCAGAAAGTGAAAAATGAG ATCCAGACAAACCTTGAATTGTACGCACCAATGCTTAATCTTCAGCGAGGATACGACTTGTCTCAGAAAAACCCTAGGAAATATGGTGTAACTGATGGAAGTACAAATGAGAGTGACACTGCACTGCAGGAATACTTACAGAGTGTTAAATTCATCAGAGGTGACGAATGTATCCTCATCAAAATGTACCATCTTGGATTTGTTGGTGAAAATAAAAG TGTTCTAAGTGCTCGCAAGTCCAGTAAGAACACCACTGGGACACTTATCTCAAGCCATATTCCCTCGAAAGACTCCATCAGACAAGCTCAGATGTTCATGGAAAACTCAAACTCGGTGAacgagtttaaaaataaaaacccgGAGCTTAATAAACTTATCAACAGCATAAAGACTGACAATACTGGACAGCACCTGATTGCCATGGAGGTTCTGGGACAAGATCACAGACAAGCTTTAACTACGGGCCCAAGCAACCGCTCACAGATGGCCAG gaaaCTTCTAGCAGACACCATGATTAGTGGAGACATAGAGCTTCTGATGAAATGCTGCATGATTCTACATCACCCGCTTACCTCACAAAAGCTCAGAGATGCTCTAG GTGAAAGTATTCAAACTCCGAGTCATATTTTCTCCGATGATGGTGTCCGAGGCTACTACAAAGCAGGATACAGAAACCTGGTGTCAGAGTACAGCCACATGGGAATCCTGGATCAGAACCAGCGTGAGCGTCTGGATGAGTGGGTGACTCAGGACCAGCACGAGGACACTAATACTGCAGAGTACCGCAAGGTTCTTCAGGGATTAggtgaaaaagcagatggagaACATGTCTAA